From Priestia aryabhattai, one genomic window encodes:
- the aspS gene encoding aspartate--tRNA ligase encodes MTKRSYYCGDVTEQATGETVLLKGWVQKRRDLGGLIFIDLRDRGGVVQVVFNPEKSAEALKIAEDVRNEFVLEVQGTVVAREEGTVNPNLKTGKIEVHAEQITVLNKAKTPPFAIADQTEVSEDVRLKYRYLDLRRSEMFNTLKMRNDITKTIRDFLDQNDFLDVETPILTKSTPEGARDYLVPSRVHEGEFYALPQSPQIFKQLLMVSGVERYYQIARCFRDEDLRADRQPEFTQIDIETSFLSQEDIMTMTEEMMSKVMKRVKDLDVTTPFPRMSYDEAMSRYGSDKPDTRFEMELVNLSELVKDCGFKVFSAAVENGGEVKAINVKGAASSYSRKDIDALTEFVKIYGAKGLAWLKVEADGLKGPIAKFFNEDEQKQFAEALQTEEGDLLLFVADKKSVVADALGALRLKLAKEQGIIDETKFNFLWVTDWPLLEHDEEDNRYYAAHHPFTMPVREDLPMLESDPGQVRAQAYDLVLNGYELGGGSLRIYERDIQEKMFKTLGFTLEEAYEQFGFLLEAFEYGTPPHGGIALGLDRLVMLLAGRTNLRDTIAFPKTASASCLLTNAPGEVSEAQLDELHLQIKKQKTEA; translated from the coding sequence ATGACAAAACGTTCATACTACTGTGGAGATGTAACAGAACAAGCAACTGGCGAAACAGTTCTATTAAAAGGATGGGTTCAAAAACGCCGTGATTTAGGGGGATTAATCTTTATTGATTTACGCGACCGCGGCGGAGTTGTACAAGTTGTATTTAATCCTGAAAAATCTGCTGAAGCGCTAAAAATTGCTGAAGATGTACGTAATGAGTTCGTACTAGAAGTGCAAGGAACTGTGGTAGCTCGTGAAGAGGGAACCGTTAATCCGAACTTAAAAACAGGTAAAATTGAAGTTCACGCTGAGCAGATTACGGTGTTAAACAAAGCCAAAACACCTCCTTTTGCAATTGCGGATCAAACGGAAGTATCAGAAGATGTTCGATTAAAATATCGTTATTTAGACCTTCGACGTTCTGAAATGTTCAATACGCTTAAAATGCGCAATGACATTACAAAAACAATTCGTGACTTCTTAGATCAAAATGACTTTTTAGATGTTGAAACACCTATTTTAACGAAAAGCACGCCAGAAGGCGCACGTGATTATCTTGTGCCAAGCCGCGTGCACGAAGGTGAATTTTATGCTCTTCCTCAATCACCGCAAATCTTTAAGCAGCTGCTAATGGTAAGCGGAGTTGAGCGTTATTATCAAATTGCTCGCTGCTTCCGTGATGAGGACTTGCGTGCAGATCGTCAGCCTGAATTCACTCAAATCGATATTGAAACATCATTTTTATCTCAAGAGGACATCATGACAATGACAGAAGAAATGATGTCTAAAGTAATGAAGCGTGTAAAAGATTTAGATGTAACGACTCCTTTCCCACGGATGTCATATGATGAAGCGATGAGTCGCTACGGTTCAGATAAGCCGGATACACGTTTTGAAATGGAACTAGTTAACTTATCAGAGCTTGTAAAAGACTGCGGGTTCAAAGTATTTAGCGCAGCAGTTGAAAACGGCGGAGAAGTAAAAGCGATTAACGTAAAAGGTGCCGCGTCTAGCTATTCACGTAAAGATATTGATGCCTTAACAGAATTCGTGAAAATTTACGGAGCTAAAGGATTAGCATGGCTGAAAGTTGAAGCAGACGGCTTAAAAGGACCAATTGCAAAATTCTTTAATGAAGATGAGCAAAAACAATTTGCTGAAGCTCTTCAAACAGAAGAAGGAGATTTACTTTTATTTGTAGCTGATAAAAAGTCAGTTGTAGCAGATGCGCTTGGCGCTCTTCGTCTAAAGCTTGCAAAAGAACAAGGAATTATTGATGAAACGAAATTTAACTTCCTATGGGTAACAGATTGGCCTCTTCTTGAGCATGACGAAGAAGACAACCGTTACTACGCGGCTCATCATCCATTCACAATGCCAGTTCGTGAAGATTTACCAATGTTAGAGAGCGATCCTGGGCAAGTTCGTGCACAAGCATATGACTTAGTATTGAATGGTTACGAACTTGGCGGAGGATCTCTACGTATTTATGAGCGTGATATTCAAGAAAAAATGTTTAAAACGCTTGGATTTACATTAGAAGAAGCATATGAGCAGTTCGGTTTCTTACTCGAAGCATTTGAATACGGTACTCCTCCTCACGGTGGAATTGCGTTAGGTCTTGACCGTTTAGTTATGCTTCTAGCAGGACGCACAAACTTGCGTGATACAATTGCCTTCCCTAAAACAGCAAGTGCAAGTTGTCTATTAACAAACGCACCTGGTGAAGTAAGTGAAGCGCAATTAGACGAGTTACATTTGCAGATAAAAAAGCAAAAAACAGAAGCATAA
- a CDS encoding N-acetylmuramoyl-L-alanine amidase, giving the protein MAASILLLLCSSSFERPNLPVHQPIAVTADSLYVRSGPGRSFSITNKLTKDTRLSVSDRQGDWYYVESSDIQGWVFKKFTKTVALRSVQPSMQVAQRQPVYTLSKSLRHLKGKIIIVDAGHGGKDKGAIGTQGTYEKDLTLRTALILQNKLQKEGAHVILTRSHDEYLLLSQRTLQSTKADAFISIHYNSTNSSQLTGLMTYYYHQHQDSPLTHSIHQSLINHANLKDKGERFGNYYVLRENTRPSTLIELGFLSNEREETYINSISYQQMITSAIAEGLNHYFQSKEKTQTHL; this is encoded by the coding sequence TTGGCTGCAAGTATCCTTTTGTTACTGTGCTCTTCCTCATTTGAGCGTCCAAACCTACCGGTGCATCAACCCATTGCTGTAACAGCTGACTCTCTTTATGTACGGAGCGGTCCAGGACGTTCATTTTCAATTACGAATAAATTGACAAAGGATACAAGACTATCAGTTTCAGACCGTCAAGGAGATTGGTACTATGTAGAAAGCTCGGACATTCAAGGCTGGGTGTTTAAAAAATTCACGAAGACAGTAGCGCTTCGCAGCGTTCAGCCTAGCATGCAAGTAGCACAGCGCCAGCCTGTTTATACGCTGAGTAAAAGCTTACGGCACCTAAAGGGCAAAATAATTATTGTTGATGCAGGCCATGGAGGAAAAGACAAGGGAGCCATCGGCACACAAGGCACATATGAAAAAGACCTCACTCTCCGAACAGCACTTATTTTACAAAACAAACTTCAAAAAGAAGGCGCACACGTCATTTTAACCCGCAGCCATGATGAGTACCTTCTACTTTCACAGCGCACGCTACAATCAACTAAAGCAGATGCTTTTATAAGCATTCACTACAACAGTACGAACAGCTCACAGCTAACTGGCCTTATGACGTATTATTACCATCAGCATCAGGACAGTCCACTCACACATTCTATTCATCAGTCACTTATTAATCATGCAAACTTGAAAGACAAAGGAGAACGTTTTGGAAACTATTATGTTCTTCGCGAAAATACACGTCCGAGTACATTAATTGAACTGGGCTTTTTAAGCAACGAGCGAGAAGAAACGTATATTAATTCCATCAGTTATCAGCAAATGATTACATCCGCTATCGCTGAAGGATTAAATCACTACTTTCAAAGCAAAGAAAAAACGCAGACTCATCTGTGA
- a CDS encoding RelA/SpoT family protein: MANEQVLTAEQVIDNTKRYLSEEDVAFVQKAYDFAKEAHKEQYRKSGEPYIIHPIQVAGILVDLDMDPATIAAGFLHDVVEDTEITLKDLEKAFNEEVAMLVDGVTKLGKIKYKSKEEQQAENHRKMFVAMAQDIRVILIKLADRLHNMRTLKHLPQEKQRRISNETLEIFAPLAHRLGISKIKWELEDTALRYLNPQQYYRIVNLMKKKRAEREQYLAEVIDEVREQVDEVSIKVEISGRPKHIYSIYRKMALQNKQFNEIYDLLAVRIIVNSIKDCYAVLGIIHTCWKPMPGRFKDYIAMPKQNMYQSLHTTVIGPKGDPLEVQIRTFDMHQIAEYGIAAHWAYKEGKTAEHASFEEKLTWFREILEFQNDANDAEEFMESLKVDLFSDMVYIFTPKGDVIELPSGSVPIDFSYRIHSEIGNKTIGAKVNGKMVTLDYRLKTGDIIEILTSKHSYGPSKDWLKLAQTSQAKNKIRQFFKKQSRDENIEKGKELVEKEIRQMEFDLKEVLTADNIKRVAEKFNFSNEDDMYAAIGYNGLTAAQVANRLTEKWRKQRDQEQEIQIDDIARDTAAKRVRQHKRKDSGVIVPGVDNMLIRLSKCCNPVPGDEIVGFITKGRGVSVHRADCLNVHTDDAESRLIPVEWETHIKEGKEFNVEIEISGYDRRGLLNEVLQVVNETKTNISAVSGKSDRNKMATIHMSISIHNISHLHKVVERIKQLRDIYSVRRIMH, translated from the coding sequence ATGGCAAATGAGCAAGTCCTAACAGCGGAACAGGTCATTGACAATACGAAGCGATATTTAAGTGAAGAAGATGTGGCTTTTGTACAAAAAGCATATGATTTTGCAAAAGAAGCTCACAAAGAACAATATCGCAAGTCGGGTGAACCATATATTATCCATCCGATTCAAGTCGCAGGAATTTTAGTTGATCTAGATATGGATCCAGCAACAATTGCAGCTGGGTTTCTACATGATGTGGTTGAAGATACAGAGATAACACTAAAGGATTTAGAAAAAGCTTTTAACGAAGAAGTAGCAATGTTAGTAGACGGCGTAACGAAACTTGGAAAAATTAAATATAAGTCTAAAGAAGAGCAGCAGGCTGAGAATCACCGTAAGATGTTTGTGGCAATGGCTCAAGATATTCGAGTCATATTGATCAAACTTGCGGATCGTCTTCATAACATGCGTACGCTCAAGCATTTACCACAGGAAAAGCAGCGACGCATTTCAAATGAAACGCTTGAAATTTTTGCTCCTCTTGCTCATCGTCTTGGGATTTCAAAAATTAAGTGGGAGCTTGAAGATACAGCTTTACGTTACTTAAATCCTCAGCAATATTATCGCATTGTAAATTTGATGAAGAAAAAGCGTGCGGAACGCGAGCAATATTTGGCTGAAGTTATTGATGAAGTTCGTGAGCAAGTAGATGAAGTGTCGATTAAAGTTGAAATTTCAGGACGTCCAAAACATATTTATTCCATCTATCGTAAAATGGCACTGCAAAACAAGCAGTTTAATGAAATTTACGATTTACTAGCTGTGCGCATTATTGTAAATAGCATTAAAGACTGCTATGCAGTGTTAGGAATTATTCACACGTGCTGGAAGCCAATGCCAGGACGTTTCAAAGATTATATTGCGATGCCAAAACAAAATATGTACCAGTCTCTTCATACGACGGTTATCGGACCAAAAGGCGATCCGTTAGAAGTTCAAATTCGAACGTTTGACATGCACCAAATTGCTGAGTATGGAATTGCTGCTCACTGGGCTTACAAAGAGGGAAAAACAGCTGAGCATGCTTCATTTGAAGAGAAGTTGACATGGTTTAGAGAAATTTTAGAATTTCAAAATGATGCAAATGATGCAGAAGAGTTTATGGAATCTCTAAAAGTTGATTTGTTTTCTGACATGGTTTACATCTTTACGCCAAAAGGCGACGTAATTGAGCTTCCTTCGGGTTCTGTTCCAATTGATTTTTCCTATCGTATTCATTCTGAAATCGGAAATAAAACCATTGGAGCGAAAGTCAACGGCAAGATGGTTACGCTTGATTACCGTTTGAAAACAGGGGACATTATTGAAATCTTGACGTCTAAGCATTCGTATGGTCCAAGCAAGGACTGGTTAAAGCTTGCTCAAACGTCTCAAGCTAAAAATAAAATTCGCCAATTCTTTAAAAAGCAAAGCCGCGATGAAAATATTGAAAAAGGCAAAGAACTGGTTGAAAAAGAAATTCGTCAAATGGAGTTTGACTTAAAAGAAGTGTTAACAGCTGATAATATCAAGCGAGTAGCGGAGAAATTTAATTTCTCAAATGAGGATGATATGTATGCAGCTATTGGATATAACGGATTAACTGCGGCTCAAGTAGCTAATCGTTTAACAGAGAAGTGGAGAAAGCAGCGCGATCAAGAACAGGAAATTCAAATTGATGATATTGCACGCGACACTGCAGCTAAGCGTGTTCGCCAGCATAAACGAAAAGATTCTGGTGTTATCGTACCAGGCGTAGATAATATGCTGATTCGCTTGTCTAAGTGCTGTAATCCAGTTCCTGGAGATGAGATTGTTGGATTTATTACAAAGGGACGAGGAGTATCTGTTCATAGAGCAGATTGTTTAAACGTTCACACAGATGATGCTGAAAGCCGCCTTATTCCTGTAGAGTGGGAAACACATATTAAAGAAGGCAAAGAGTTTAACGTGGAAATTGAAATTTCGGGCTACGACCGCCGAGGCTTACTAAATGAAGTTCTGCAGGTTGTAAACGAGACTAAAACGAATATTTCAGCCGTTTCAGGAAAATCGGACCGAAACAAAATGGCTACGATTCATATGTCAATTTCTATTCATAACATTAGTCATCTTCATAAAGTGGTCGAGCGCATTAAGCAGCTTCGAGACATTTATTCTGTGCGCCGAATTATGCATTAA
- a CDS encoding tRNA threonylcarbamoyladenosine dehydratase has translation MLHQFSRNELAIGKEGLATLKGSTVAILGIGGVGSFSAEALARSGVGRLILVDKDDVDITNVNRQIHALLSTVGQPKTELMKKRILDINPDCDVVSLQMFYTEETYEEFFSYKPDFVVDASDTISYKIHLMKECLKRDIPIISSMGAANKMDPTRFKIADISKTHTDPIAKVVRTRLRKEGIRKGINVVFSDERPIVIREEVRKEVGNDQAQIRKAKMPPSSNAFVPSVAGLIMGGHVINELLSDIKIRRVGDE, from the coding sequence ATGTTGCATCAGTTTTCGCGTAATGAACTGGCGATAGGAAAAGAAGGGCTAGCTACTTTAAAAGGCAGCACAGTTGCTATCTTAGGGATAGGGGGAGTAGGGTCATTTTCTGCTGAGGCTTTGGCCCGGTCAGGAGTAGGGCGTTTAATTCTTGTAGATAAAGACGATGTTGATATTACGAACGTAAATCGTCAAATTCACGCGCTGCTTTCTACGGTAGGTCAGCCCAAGACAGAATTAATGAAAAAGCGTATTTTAGATATTAACCCAGACTGTGACGTCGTTTCTCTTCAAATGTTTTATACGGAAGAAACGTATGAAGAGTTCTTTAGTTATAAACCGGACTTTGTAGTGGATGCATCCGATACGATTTCGTATAAAATTCATTTAATGAAAGAATGTTTAAAACGTGATATTCCGATTATTTCAAGTATGGGTGCTGCGAATAAAATGGATCCCACACGTTTTAAAATTGCAGACATTTCAAAGACACATACAGATCCGATTGCAAAAGTGGTTCGCACTCGTCTGCGTAAAGAAGGAATTCGCAAAGGAATTAACGTCGTTTTTTCTGATGAACGTCCAATCGTTATTCGCGAAGAAGTTCGCAAAGAAGTAGGAAATGATCAAGCGCAAATTCGCAAAGCGAAAATGCCCCCATCTTCTAATGCTTTTGTTCCATCTGTAGCAGGATTAATTATGGGCGGTCATGTTATCAATGAATTATTAAGTGATATTAAGATTCGTCGCGTAGGTGATGAATAA
- the dtd gene encoding D-aminoacyl-tRNA deacylase: MRVVVQRAKDAKVTVAGETVGEIKHGYMLLVGITHEDIEADAEYVADKIVNLRVFEDESGKMNLSLLDVEGEILSVSQFTLYGDCRKGRRPNFMEAARPDHALTIYNYFNKVLSEKNIRVETGAFGEMMDVSFTNDGPVTLIVESKEKTQAHR; encoded by the coding sequence ATGAGAGTAGTCGTACAAAGAGCAAAAGATGCAAAAGTAACTGTTGCAGGTGAGACGGTCGGTGAGATTAAGCATGGGTATATGCTTTTAGTCGGTATTACCCATGAGGATATTGAAGCCGATGCAGAGTATGTAGCGGACAAAATTGTAAATTTGCGAGTGTTTGAAGATGAGTCTGGCAAAATGAATTTGTCGCTTCTAGATGTAGAAGGGGAAATTTTATCGGTATCTCAATTTACGCTGTACGGAGATTGCCGAAAAGGCAGAAGACCAAACTTTATGGAAGCTGCTAGGCCAGATCATGCTTTAACGATTTACAACTATTTTAATAAAGTATTATCAGAAAAAAATATTCGAGTAGAAACCGGCGCATTTGGCGAAATGATGGACGTATCATTTACAAATGACGGACCAGTCACACTTATTGTAGAAAGCAAAGAAAAAACGCAGGCTCACAGATGA
- a CDS encoding phosphate ABC transporter substrate-binding protein PstS family protein, with translation MKTKGFKVTLAAFLMVGALAACGKEGASNDSGSGSKEEVSGTLTAAGSTALQPLAEEAANGITEKYPNLSVTVQGGGSGTGVNQVASGAVDIGNSDVPAADKIEDKSKADKLVDTKVAGIGFALVVNKDVKVESLTKEQIQKIFSGEIKNWKEVGGNDEKINVINRPASSGTRATFEKTLMGDAKVNDSVGTAQDSNGAVEQSVNSTPGAVSYLAMSYLIGDKKESLKMLNIDGVEPTTENIVSEKYPFWSYEYMITNGEPKDGAKEYIDYVAGKDFAKQVEDMGYIPMTEFKK, from the coding sequence ATGAAAACAAAGGGTTTTAAAGTAACATTAGCAGCTTTTTTAATGGTAGGAGCACTAGCAGCATGTGGTAAAGAGGGAGCAAGCAACGACAGTGGTTCGGGCAGCAAAGAAGAAGTGTCAGGTACGTTAACAGCGGCAGGATCTACAGCTTTACAACCACTTGCAGAAGAAGCAGCGAATGGAATTACTGAAAAATATCCAAACCTTTCAGTAACGGTACAAGGTGGAGGTAGTGGAACTGGTGTTAACCAAGTAGCATCAGGAGCAGTTGACATTGGAAACTCTGATGTTCCAGCAGCCGATAAAATCGAAGATAAATCAAAAGCAGATAAACTTGTCGATACGAAAGTAGCGGGCATTGGGTTCGCACTTGTTGTAAATAAAGATGTAAAAGTAGAATCGTTAACAAAAGAGCAAATTCAAAAGATTTTCTCTGGTGAAATTAAAAACTGGAAAGAAGTTGGCGGAAACGACGAAAAAATCAACGTAATCAACCGTCCAGCATCATCTGGTACACGTGCTACATTTGAGAAAACATTAATGGGTGACGCAAAAGTAAATGACAGCGTTGGTACAGCTCAAGATTCAAATGGAGCGGTTGAGCAATCAGTAAACTCAACGCCAGGAGCAGTAAGTTACCTTGCTATGTCGTATTTAATTGGCGATAAAAAAGAAAGTTTAAAAATGCTTAATATTGATGGTGTGGAGCCAACAACAGAAAACATTGTTTCTGAAAAATATCCGTTCTGGTCTTATGAGTACATGATTACAAACGGTGAGCCAAAAGATGGTGCAAAAGAGTACATTGACTATGTAGCTGGTAAAGACTTTGCTAAGCAAGTAGAAGATATGGGTTATATCCCAATGACTGAGTTCAAAAAATAA
- the hisS gene encoding histidine--tRNA ligase, with translation MSVQIPRGTQDILPGKVEYWQFVEQRAREICRAFNYQEIRTPMFEHTELFLRGVGETTDIVQKEMYTFKDRGDRSLTLRPEGTAAVGRSFVSNKMFGNPTQPTKLFYIGPMFRYERPQAGRFRQFVQFGVEALGVNDPAIDAEVLALLMSFYQSLGLKKLKLVVNSLGDTESRQAHRQALIDYFAPRIGEFCSDCQSRLEKNPLRILDCKKDRDHELMATAPSILDYLNDYSKEYFEKVQQYLTDLDIDYVVDPTLVRGLDYYNHTAFELMSEAEGFGAITTLCGGGRYNGLIQEIGGPETPGIGFALSIERLLSALEAEGIELPVETGVDCYVVTMGDEAKEKSVSIVNTLRRAGFVADKDYQDKKMKAQFKAADRVQAKFVVVLGEDELAKQVVNVKNMESGEQQEVSIDQLVSYLQEQV, from the coding sequence ATGTCAGTTCAAATACCTAGAGGCACACAAGATATTTTACCGGGAAAAGTAGAATATTGGCAGTTTGTTGAACAGCGAGCAAGAGAAATTTGCCGTGCGTTCAACTACCAAGAAATTCGTACGCCAATGTTTGAACACACGGAATTGTTTTTACGCGGAGTGGGAGAAACAACGGATATCGTGCAAAAAGAAATGTACACATTTAAAGATCGCGGTGACCGCAGCTTAACGCTTCGTCCAGAAGGAACAGCTGCAGTTGGACGCTCATTTGTTTCAAATAAAATGTTTGGAAATCCAACGCAGCCAACAAAGCTGTTTTATATTGGTCCTATGTTTCGTTATGAACGACCTCAAGCGGGACGTTTCCGTCAATTCGTTCAGTTTGGTGTAGAAGCATTAGGAGTAAATGATCCAGCTATTGATGCTGAAGTTCTTGCACTGTTAATGAGCTTTTACCAATCGCTTGGATTGAAAAAATTAAAGTTGGTTGTTAACAGTTTAGGAGATACAGAAAGTCGTCAAGCTCACCGTCAGGCGCTTATCGATTACTTCGCACCTCGCATCGGAGAGTTTTGCAGCGACTGTCAAAGCCGATTGGAGAAAAATCCTCTTCGTATTTTAGACTGTAAAAAAGATCGTGATCATGAACTGATGGCTACAGCGCCGTCTATTCTTGATTATTTAAACGACTATTCAAAAGAATATTTTGAAAAAGTACAGCAGTACTTAACCGATTTAGACATTGACTATGTTGTAGATCCGACGCTAGTCCGCGGGTTAGATTATTATAATCACACAGCATTTGAACTAATGAGTGAAGCAGAAGGGTTTGGCGCCATTACAACTCTTTGCGGCGGAGGTCGTTATAATGGGTTGATTCAAGAAATCGGCGGACCTGAAACACCGGGTATCGGATTCGCTCTAAGTATCGAACGCTTATTATCTGCATTGGAAGCAGAAGGAATTGAGCTTCCGGTAGAAACAGGCGTAGATTGCTATGTAGTGACTATGGGCGATGAAGCGAAAGAGAAATCTGTTTCAATTGTAAATACGCTTCGACGCGCAGGCTTTGTAGCGGATAAAGATTATCAAGATAAAAAAATGAAAGCTCAGTTCAAAGCAGCTGATCGTGTACAAGCAAAATTTGTTGTTGTTCTAGGTGAAGATGAGCTAGCAAAACAAGTTGTAAACGTAAAGAATATGGAATCTGGCGAACAGCAAGAAGTATCAATTGATCAATTGGTTAGCTATTTGCAAGAACAAGTATAA
- a CDS encoding adenine phosphoribosyltransferase codes for MNFKDYITIVPDWPKPGITFKDISTLMDNGDAYRAATDEIVKYAKDKQVDIIVGPEARGFIVGCPVAYALGIGFAPVRKEGKLPREVIKVDYGLEYGKDVLTIHKDAIKPGQRVLITDDLLATGGTIEATIKLVEELGGIVVGAAFLIELSYLDGRDKLDGYDVFTLMTY; via the coding sequence ATGAATTTTAAAGATTATATTACAATTGTACCTGACTGGCCAAAACCAGGTATTACATTTAAAGATATCTCAACATTAATGGATAACGGTGATGCATACCGTGCCGCAACGGATGAGATTGTAAAATATGCGAAGGATAAACAAGTTGATATTATTGTAGGACCGGAAGCTCGCGGATTTATCGTTGGTTGTCCAGTAGCGTATGCGCTAGGTATCGGTTTTGCACCTGTTCGTAAAGAAGGAAAATTACCGCGTGAAGTAATCAAAGTAGATTACGGTTTAGAATACGGTAAAGATGTATTAACGATTCACAAAGATGCAATTAAGCCAGGTCAGCGCGTGTTGATTACAGATGATTTATTAGCAACAGGCGGTACAATTGAAGCGACAATTAAGCTTGTCGAAGAATTAGGCGGAATTGTTGTTGGAGCTGCGTTCTTAATTGAACTTTCTTACCTTGACGGCCGTGACAAACTAGACGGTTATGATGTATTCACATTAATGACGTATTAA